One part of the Mesorhizobium loti genome encodes these proteins:
- a CDS encoding ABC transporter-like protein, which translates to MLRPDPSNNPLLTIRGLRIDGKADDAWKPIVKDIDLTVKRGEVFGLIGESGAGKSTIGLAAMGFVRDGCRFTGGSVLFDGIELIGAARKVRRGLRSSRIAYVAQSAAASFNPAFRLIDQHVEFPVLRGLMTRAEAEADAIELYRKLQLPNPAEIGFRYPHQVSGGQLQRAMTAMAMACRPDLIIFDEPTTALDVTTQIEVLSAIRDAVQSLGTSAIYVSHDLAVVAQMADRIMVLRNGESVEEAPTRTMLSSPRHDYTKSLWAVRSFRAPSRPDAELPPPLVRIVSVDAAYGAAKVLSDVSFVLPKGRTVAVVGESGSGKSTLAKVLMGLLPTTGGSIELAGKTLPASYRKRTKADLRRVQMIYQMADTALNPRQRVREIVGRPISFYLGLKGKALEARTRQLLQDMELDPDIYIDRLPSELSGGQKQRVGIARALAADPQLVICDEVTSSLDQLVADSVLKLLVRLQRERDLTYMFITHDLAIVRAIADEVVVMKEGKVIEKGPKDEMFRPPHHPYTGLLLASVPEMDPDWLTRLTAKNTMSVNARA; encoded by the coding sequence ATGTTAAGACCGGACCCATCCAACAATCCTCTTCTGACGATCCGCGGTCTGCGCATTGATGGTAAAGCTGATGACGCTTGGAAGCCGATCGTCAAGGACATTGACCTTACCGTGAAGCGCGGGGAGGTATTCGGCCTAATCGGCGAGTCGGGCGCGGGCAAATCCACTATCGGCCTTGCCGCCATGGGCTTTGTGCGCGACGGCTGCCGATTTACTGGCGGCAGTGTGCTGTTCGACGGCATCGAGTTGATCGGCGCGGCGCGAAAGGTGCGACGGGGGCTCCGCTCCTCGAGAATCGCCTATGTAGCCCAGTCTGCGGCCGCGAGCTTCAACCCGGCGTTCCGCCTGATCGACCAGCATGTCGAATTTCCTGTCCTACGGGGCCTGATGACCCGTGCTGAGGCCGAAGCCGATGCGATCGAGCTCTATCGGAAACTCCAGTTACCGAATCCCGCCGAAATTGGTTTCCGCTACCCCCACCAAGTTTCCGGTGGCCAATTGCAGCGGGCAATGACGGCCATGGCAATGGCTTGCCGACCCGATCTGATCATCTTCGACGAACCGACGACGGCCCTCGACGTCACTACCCAGATTGAAGTCCTCTCGGCAATCCGCGACGCGGTGCAATCGCTTGGCACGTCCGCCATTTATGTAAGCCACGACCTTGCGGTGGTGGCACAGATGGCCGACAGGATTATGGTGCTGCGCAACGGTGAAAGTGTAGAGGAGGCGCCGACGCGCACTATGCTGTCGAGCCCTCGGCACGACTATACCAAGTCACTGTGGGCGGTTCGCAGCTTCCGAGCGCCGTCGCGGCCCGACGCGGAATTGCCGCCGCCGCTGGTCAGAATTGTATCCGTGGACGCCGCCTATGGAGCGGCAAAGGTGCTTTCTGATGTATCCTTCGTCCTACCAAAGGGGCGGACGGTCGCAGTGGTCGGCGAATCCGGGTCGGGGAAATCCACGCTCGCCAAAGTTCTCATGGGTCTGCTCCCGACCACAGGCGGCTCAATCGAACTCGCCGGAAAAACCCTGCCGGCCAGCTACCGCAAGCGCACTAAAGCCGACCTCAGGCGGGTGCAGATGATTTACCAGATGGCCGACACCGCACTCAATCCGCGCCAGCGGGTTCGTGAGATCGTCGGACGGCCAATTAGTTTCTATCTCGGACTAAAAGGCAAGGCGTTGGAGGCGCGTACGCGCCAGCTTCTGCAGGACATGGAGCTCGATCCGGACATCTACATCGATCGCCTACCGTCGGAACTGTCGGGAGGCCAGAAGCAGCGCGTCGGCATTGCGCGCGCGCTCGCCGCCGACCCGCAGCTCGTGATTTGCGACGAGGTGACGAGTTCGCTCGACCAGCTTGTCGCCGACAGCGTGCTAAAGCTCCTGGTGCGACTGCAGCGCGAGCGCGACCTGACCTACATGTTCATCACCCATGACCTCGCGATTGTTCGTGCGATCGCGGATGAGGTAGTAGTCATGAAGGAAGGCAAGGTTATTGAGAAAGGCCCCAAGGACGAGATGTTCAGGCCGCCGCATCATCCGTACACGGGCTTGCTCTTGGCTTCTGTTCCCGAAATGGATCCAGACTGGCTGACACGGCTGACAGCAAAGAACACGATGTCGGTTAATGCGCGAGCCTAG